The following are encoded in a window of Nitrospira sp. genomic DNA:
- a CDS encoding Tn3 family transposase, whose protein sequence is MAPPRRSSIPSDLDDPRRALPCHNSFDRTIPAEAGYRLGEVREHSYEDQRYRASGLNLVVAGIVLWNTVYLEHAVEKLHALKLRFLEERATHLSPLAWSHISLTGDYIWPTDRGVKPDHQTDTRITRFSTQPSAYNFGRIGE, encoded by the coding sequence ATGGCCCCTCCTCGGCGCAGTTCGATCCCCAGCGACCTGGATGATCCCCGTAGGGCCTTACCTTGCCACAATTCATTCGACCGTACTATCCCCGCAGAGGCGGGATATCGTCTCGGGGAAGTCCGTGAACACAGTTACGAGGATCAGCGCTATCGGGCCAGTGGCCTCAATCTCGTGGTGGCGGGGATTGTGCTGTGGAATACCGTCTATCTCGAACACGCCGTGGAGAAGCTGCACGCACTCAAACTGCGATTTCTAGAAGAACGGGCCACTCACCTGTCCCCGCTGGCGTGGTCCCATATCAGTTTGACCGGAGATTACATTTGGCCCACAGATAGAGGTGTCAAGCCCGACCATCAGACCGATACACGAATTACCCGGTTCTCTACTCAACCGTCAGCGTATAATTTTGGCAGAATCGGCGAATGA
- a CDS encoding WYL domain-containing protein, whose product MPRNDQVTRQWHLLQRLSGARHGLTLAELVDAIPPDLTRHPRTVRRDLAALEASHFPLLTDRVNGEVRWRLLDGFKNIPSLRLSPPELMALAFSRQLLTPLQGTLIAASLNSALTKITAAIPAGATEYLLRLDQWFSVGLGPHKTYRHHRETIDRLSQAIAHHHTVQMRYFSAGRHATTRREVDPYRLRYVDGGLYLIAYCHWRKDVRMFAVERIKSLTMTDHPYQMPLHFDLDAYVEDTLVVMRGKRITVEIKFDKATAAWAKDRIWHPSQQATPLKNGQLLMTLSVADTRELLGWILSFGSGVQVLKPDHLRYAVKEEAQKLLAQ is encoded by the coding sequence ATGCCACGCAACGATCAAGTCACGCGCCAGTGGCACTTGCTGCAGCGGCTGAGCGGGGCACGTCACGGGCTTACGCTGGCTGAGCTTGTGGACGCGATCCCGCCGGACCTCACCCGGCATCCTCGCACAGTCCGTCGGGATTTGGCCGCCCTCGAAGCCTCGCACTTCCCCCTCCTCACCGACCGGGTGAACGGGGAGGTGCGTTGGCGCTTGCTCGACGGCTTCAAGAATATTCCGAGCCTCCGCCTGTCCCCGCCGGAATTGATGGCCCTGGCCTTCAGCCGGCAGTTGCTGACGCCACTCCAAGGGACGCTCATTGCGGCCTCGCTCAATTCCGCGCTCACGAAGATCACCGCAGCCATCCCGGCGGGGGCCACTGAGTATCTCCTGCGGCTGGACCAGTGGTTTTCCGTCGGGCTAGGTCCGCACAAGACGTACCGCCACCATCGCGAGACGATCGATAGGCTCTCCCAAGCGATCGCTCATCACCATACGGTGCAGATGCGGTATTTCTCGGCAGGACGCCACGCGACCACCCGGCGCGAAGTGGATCCGTACCGGCTGCGATATGTTGACGGCGGGCTCTACCTGATTGCCTATTGCCATTGGCGCAAGGACGTGCGGATGTTTGCGGTGGAGCGGATCAAGTCGCTCACCATGACGGACCATCCCTACCAAATGCCGCTCCACTTTGATCTCGATGCCTATGTCGAAGACACCCTCGTCGTCATGCGGGGAAAGCGGATCACGGTCGAAATCAAGTTCGATAAGGCCACGGCCGCCTGGGCGAAAGACCGCATCTGGCATCCCAGCCAGCAGGCGACGCCGCTTAAGAACGGCCAACTGCTCATGACGCTCTCAGTGGCGGACACGAGAGAACTGCTTGGATGGATCCTCAGCTTTGGCAGTGGGGTTCAAGTCCTGAAGCCTGACCATCTCCGGTATGCCGTTAAAGAGGAAGCCCAAAAGCTCCTGGCCCAGTGA
- a CDS encoding PD-(D/E)XK nuclease family protein has product MKVVFGLQLDGEHGWRPANRLGMPVLGPLGFLNLLETRLGLLRAECSQAQRTTQYRECLTRGDTPDRFYHASFQIDPIGVSAALLSWRDTWHLHGWTGTAPTGAGNRLTDLAAVEETAHNLLFPSIGERLAQVTESLSKQQAKIEHIELADPIEAFPKRWREVLAKLPVQSRRTYEPQASEHTVLGKLQRVLTVAHEGKNPNGKVAWSDDGSLFVVRAETSLLAARWVAQRLVAHQQEVAIVAEHDRSLLDATIDATDVARQGFQDASPLAPALQVLPLALATMWEPLDVYALLELLSHPIGPVPGYLRGRLAEVLAESPGIGGPHWRDAVEHLERQYPDRVADMREALAVWVEHPRYRPAEGAPFAMILERTRRVRDYFRSGLYDQNSVLSQAHASGYRQAMAVAAALEALVAQGETSITPVAVQTLVAQCTGRGAPNFTMDAQVGCVPSVFHPAAVIESFDQVVWWQMGAPSLPDRYPWSRSELDMLSRTGVELPPLDTVLAHQSQEWLRPILSARNQLVLVLPPPGAELHPIWLEMQGLISDLRPELLEALISSQAGRDLQHVAHAPLPQRRRWWQLPREVTIARRASESYSSLNLFLNAPHQWVLKYAARLNPSNLLAVTDRNRLYGNLAHRIVDRFFHVGNAHELCGDALAGWLSQEFESVVAEEGAVLLMPGRRMDRERLRAALGRALEEIQRQFSAAGIVEVESERSLTGTFAGGNLEGHADLVVRKPGGGQAIVDMKWAGANTHKDRLASNRHLQLALYAELLRQETGTWPEVAYFILEAARLLALDAAFFPQAHTVQSNSTGGTPYLWEQLVATWRWRRSQIDAGHIEIAVEQIALTPESEAPPGALVPEALSEEYDEFRWLVGWEN; this is encoded by the coding sequence ATGAAGGTTGTGTTTGGACTTCAATTAGATGGGGAACATGGCTGGCGGCCGGCCAATCGATTGGGAATGCCAGTCCTTGGCCCGCTCGGGTTCCTGAACCTGCTTGAGACCAGGCTTGGATTGCTGCGAGCGGAATGTAGCCAGGCTCAACGAACAACTCAGTATCGAGAATGTCTCACTCGCGGCGACACCCCCGATCGCTTCTACCATGCCTCGTTTCAGATTGATCCTATCGGAGTCTCTGCAGCACTCCTGTCATGGCGTGATACGTGGCATCTCCATGGATGGACCGGCACGGCGCCTACTGGAGCGGGCAATCGTCTTACCGATCTGGCTGCCGTGGAAGAGACCGCCCATAATCTCCTATTTCCATCGATTGGAGAACGACTGGCTCAAGTGACCGAGTCTCTCTCGAAACAACAAGCGAAGATCGAACACATTGAGTTAGCCGATCCCATCGAGGCATTCCCGAAGCGCTGGCGGGAAGTCCTCGCAAAGTTGCCGGTCCAATCTCGACGAACCTATGAACCTCAAGCGTCCGAACACACCGTTCTGGGGAAGCTTCAACGGGTCCTCACGGTGGCCCATGAGGGCAAGAATCCCAATGGGAAGGTTGCCTGGTCGGACGATGGGAGTCTCTTCGTGGTGCGCGCTGAGACCAGTCTGCTTGCTGCACGGTGGGTCGCTCAAAGACTTGTCGCGCACCAGCAGGAGGTGGCGATTGTCGCCGAGCATGACCGCTCCTTACTGGATGCTACGATAGACGCCACGGATGTAGCCCGGCAGGGATTTCAGGATGCGAGCCCGTTGGCCCCGGCGCTTCAAGTGTTGCCCCTTGCGCTCGCGACAATGTGGGAACCGCTGGATGTCTACGCCCTCCTTGAATTGCTCTCTCACCCCATAGGACCTGTCCCAGGGTATCTCCGAGGGCGATTGGCTGAGGTTCTTGCGGAAAGCCCTGGAATCGGTGGACCGCATTGGCGGGACGCGGTCGAACACCTTGAGCGGCAGTATCCGGATCGTGTTGCGGATATGCGCGAGGCCCTGGCCGTGTGGGTCGAGCACCCTCGGTATCGCCCTGCGGAGGGTGCGCCTTTCGCGATGATCCTCGAGCGCACCCGGCGCGTTCGCGACTACTTTCGGTCCGGCCTGTACGATCAGAACTCTGTTCTCAGTCAGGCGCATGCCAGTGGATACAGGCAAGCTATGGCGGTGGCTGCCGCCCTTGAAGCGTTGGTTGCTCAAGGGGAAACCTCCATCACACCCGTTGCGGTTCAAACACTGGTGGCTCAATGCACAGGGCGCGGCGCACCAAACTTCACGATGGATGCGCAGGTCGGCTGTGTGCCTTCTGTCTTTCACCCTGCCGCAGTGATCGAATCGTTTGATCAGGTGGTGTGGTGGCAGATGGGAGCACCCTCGCTGCCTGACCGCTATCCGTGGAGCCGCAGCGAACTGGACATGCTCTCGCGCACCGGAGTCGAACTGCCGCCTCTTGATACGGTTCTGGCCCATCAAAGCCAGGAGTGGCTTCGTCCCATCCTCAGCGCCCGAAACCAGTTGGTGCTGGTACTGCCTCCTCCCGGTGCGGAATTGCACCCGATTTGGCTCGAAATGCAGGGGCTCATCAGCGATCTCCGGCCGGAACTGCTCGAAGCCCTGATATCTAGTCAGGCAGGAAGAGACCTACAACACGTGGCCCATGCGCCGCTCCCGCAACGGAGGCGATGGTGGCAGCTCCCACGTGAGGTCACCATTGCGCGTCGGGCCAGTGAGTCCTATTCAAGTCTCAACCTATTCCTCAATGCGCCCCACCAATGGGTCTTGAAGTACGCGGCTCGACTCAATCCATCGAATCTTCTTGCCGTGACGGATCGGAATCGGCTCTATGGGAATCTCGCGCATCGAATCGTTGACCGATTCTTTCATGTCGGGAATGCGCATGAGCTGTGTGGGGATGCGCTGGCAGGTTGGTTGTCACAGGAATTCGAGTCTGTTGTGGCGGAGGAGGGTGCGGTCCTCCTGATGCCGGGCCGTCGTATGGATCGAGAGCGACTTCGCGCAGCGTTGGGCCGCGCGCTCGAAGAGATCCAGCGACAATTCTCTGCCGCTGGCATTGTTGAGGTCGAGTCCGAGCGCAGTTTGACCGGCACGTTTGCTGGAGGCAACCTTGAAGGGCACGCCGATCTCGTCGTGCGGAAGCCAGGGGGCGGCCAGGCCATTGTCGATATGAAATGGGCTGGTGCCAATACACACAAGGACCGCCTCGCCAGCAATCGGCATCTGCAGCTGGCGCTCTATGCAGAGCTGTTGCGACAGGAAACAGGAACCTGGCCGGAGGTGGCCTATTTCATCCTTGAGGCGGCACGCCTGCTCGCGCTCGATGCAGCATTCTTTCCGCAGGCACACACGGTGCAATCCAACTCCACAGGGGGCACCCCGTACCTGTGGGAACAACTCGTTGCGACCTGGAGATGGCGCCGTTCCCAAATCGATGCAGGACACATCGAGATTGCCGTTGAACAGATCGCGCTGACCCCGGAATCGGAAGCACCTCCAGGCGCCCTCGTGCCGGAAGCGCTGTCTGAAGAATATGATGAGTTCCGCTGGTTGGTTGGGTGGGAGAACTGA
- a CDS encoding UvrD-helicase domain-containing protein, protein MPGRITFVSAGAGSGKTYRLTQILHDKLSSGQVSPSGVMATTFTRKAATELRERVRIALLEKGEFALANSMGQARIGTVNSVCGGLLERFAFEAGLAPVQRVLEEAQAGALVREALDAVSDSETVQKINSLARRLGIDNWDEELTSLIAQARANDIAPDRCAIFGARNAMDLLAHFPAPSAEDLDAALVRTIERVLPDLEQRATGKKNTAEYIALARDTIRVVKNGHAVWADWVKLSKKAPEAGLKTLAQPVTDIASQFAAHPQLRQEIAAYLAAIFALGATALKAYAQRKRELGVIDFVDQEHLFLGLLEHPSVCAVLSEELELLLVDEFQDTSPIQLEIFVRLSRLARETVWVGDVKQAIYGFRGSDAELMKAVIGHLPSLGGTKEILGQSRRSRPSLVRLVNAAFSAAFSPGLSQEEVALMPVREERVPDPAFAVWTLNGKNVEERAAALAEGMKALVASGYRIVDPKTGSPRVAHFGDLAVLCKTNDRVQTVAEALRAASVPWATQQSGLLSTPEAVLALACLRRLNDPRDTVASAEILSLADCEEPETWLADRLRYLEHDGDKARWRDGGKDGHPLLTRITELRAQAPLLSPYAAMELVITQCDLAGRVLRWRRDELVARVRLANLEALRNMARSYEETCLARREPATLSGLILWFGEQAQMELDILAEPPVDAVKVMTHHAAKGLEWPIVILLDVEKDIRDRLWSVSTRSDTSLDVGAPLKDRWIRYWPWPFGAQKKVEIAEAIAQSPDGIRLRAEAMDEAKRLLYVSMTRARDFLVLGFPEKRGDCEWLGALNVPWLAPESARDSVDLQDGSTIPFQYRSLQAPSVMTATVEPDVALRWFPVPASSTERLPATFAASASVRHPCTIVETLPLGERLKLKAGIDMTALGNAIHACMATAFTDPDCPIDETRAARILNGFGLSGAVDPTELVRQIGAIDQWITARWPDCRRHAEMPIESILSNGQIMQGRIDLLLDGPDGWVVFDHKANPASRDKWNEVATEHSGQLSMYANALVRTTGRSVKEAWIVLPVAAGAVRISIGE, encoded by the coding sequence ATGCCTGGCAGGATCACCTTTGTCAGTGCCGGCGCAGGAAGCGGGAAGACCTACCGGCTGACGCAGATCCTTCATGACAAGCTGAGTTCGGGGCAAGTCTCGCCCAGTGGTGTCATGGCGACGACCTTTACACGGAAGGCGGCCACGGAACTGCGCGAACGAGTCCGGATCGCGCTCCTTGAGAAGGGGGAATTCGCCCTGGCTAATTCCATGGGTCAGGCACGCATCGGCACGGTCAATAGTGTGTGCGGGGGACTGCTGGAGCGATTTGCCTTCGAGGCCGGATTAGCTCCAGTGCAACGTGTGCTTGAGGAGGCCCAAGCTGGCGCACTCGTGCGGGAAGCGCTCGATGCGGTGTCCGACTCCGAGACGGTACAGAAGATCAACTCGCTCGCTCGGAGACTGGGCATAGACAACTGGGATGAGGAACTCACGTCGCTCATTGCCCAGGCCCGCGCAAACGATATCGCACCAGACCGTTGTGCAATCTTTGGTGCCCGCAACGCGATGGATCTGCTCGCGCACTTTCCCGCCCCGAGCGCGGAGGATCTTGATGCGGCGCTTGTTCGAACCATTGAGCGCGTGCTTCCCGACCTCGAACAACGCGCAACCGGCAAAAAGAATACCGCCGAATACATCGCGCTGGCGCGCGACACCATACGTGTTGTGAAAAACGGTCACGCGGTCTGGGCCGATTGGGTCAAACTCTCCAAGAAAGCCCCCGAGGCAGGACTCAAGACACTGGCCCAACCAGTGACGGACATTGCGAGTCAATTTGCCGCCCATCCGCAACTGCGGCAAGAGATTGCGGCGTATCTGGCTGCCATCTTCGCGCTCGGGGCAACGGCGCTGAAGGCCTACGCCCAGAGAAAACGGGAACTGGGGGTCATCGACTTCGTGGATCAGGAGCATCTGTTTCTTGGGTTGCTGGAACACCCCTCCGTGTGTGCCGTGCTTTCTGAGGAGTTGGAACTCCTGCTGGTGGACGAATTTCAGGACACCAGTCCTATTCAACTCGAAATCTTTGTGCGGCTCTCACGCCTTGCGCGGGAAACAGTGTGGGTCGGGGACGTGAAACAGGCGATCTACGGATTTCGGGGCAGTGACGCCGAACTGATGAAAGCCGTCATTGGACATCTGCCCAGTCTCGGAGGCACCAAAGAGATTCTCGGACAATCCCGCCGCTCTCGACCTTCGTTAGTCCGATTGGTGAACGCTGCGTTCAGTGCGGCCTTTTCCCCCGGACTCTCACAGGAAGAAGTAGCGCTCATGCCCGTTCGGGAGGAGCGCGTCCCCGATCCGGCCTTTGCGGTGTGGACACTCAATGGCAAGAACGTAGAGGAAAGAGCGGCCGCCCTCGCCGAAGGCATGAAAGCATTGGTCGCCTCGGGTTATCGCATCGTCGATCCCAAAACAGGCAGTCCCCGAGTCGCGCATTTTGGCGATCTTGCCGTACTCTGCAAGACCAATGATCGCGTACAGACGGTGGCGGAAGCCCTTCGCGCCGCCTCCGTGCCATGGGCCACGCAACAATCCGGACTACTCTCGACCCCTGAGGCCGTACTGGCTCTTGCCTGCCTTAGACGGCTGAATGATCCGAGGGACACCGTGGCCAGTGCTGAGATCCTGTCGCTGGCAGACTGTGAGGAACCGGAGACCTGGCTGGCCGATCGGTTGCGATATCTGGAACACGATGGGGACAAGGCACGGTGGCGGGATGGGGGCAAGGACGGGCATCCGCTGCTGACGAGAATTACAGAGTTGCGTGCGCAGGCACCCTTGCTGTCGCCGTATGCGGCGATGGAGCTGGTCATCACGCAATGTGATCTCGCCGGCAGGGTCCTACGTTGGCGGCGGGACGAACTTGTGGCGAGAGTGCGTCTGGCCAACCTGGAGGCGTTGCGAAATATGGCACGATCCTATGAGGAGACCTGCCTGGCACGACGCGAACCGGCGACCTTGTCCGGCCTGATCCTCTGGTTCGGGGAGCAAGCACAGATGGAACTCGACATCCTCGCCGAGCCACCTGTTGATGCGGTGAAGGTCATGACCCATCATGCGGCCAAAGGTTTGGAGTGGCCGATTGTCATTCTCCTGGATGTGGAGAAAGACATTCGGGATCGGCTGTGGTCGGTGAGTACTCGGTCTGATACAAGCCTTGATGTGGGCGCCCCGCTCAAGGACCGGTGGATCCGCTATTGGCCCTGGCCGTTTGGGGCACAAAAGAAAGTTGAGATAGCCGAGGCGATCGCTCAATCCCCGGACGGGATCCGTCTACGAGCGGAAGCGATGGATGAGGCCAAGCGTCTTCTCTACGTGAGCATGACCCGGGCGCGGGACTTCCTCGTGCTCGGATTTCCGGAAAAGAGAGGAGATTGCGAATGGCTGGGAGCATTGAATGTGCCGTGGCTCGCACCAGAGAGTGCGAGAGACTCGGTTGATCTGCAGGATGGCTCCACGATTCCATTTCAGTACCGGAGTCTTCAGGCTCCTAGTGTGATGACAGCCACGGTGGAACCAGATGTGGCCCTTCGATGGTTTCCCGTTCCTGCCTCGAGCACGGAACGCCTGCCGGCCACCTTTGCCGCGTCGGCTTCCGTCCGTCACCCATGCACAATTGTGGAAACCCTGCCACTTGGAGAACGGCTCAAGCTGAAGGCGGGAATCGACATGACGGCATTGGGCAATGCCATTCATGCTTGCATGGCAACCGCATTCACCGACCCAGACTGCCCAATCGACGAGACTCGGGCAGCACGCATCCTCAATGGTTTTGGCTTATCCGGTGCGGTCGATCCTACCGAGCTTGTGCGGCAGATTGGCGCTATTGATCAGTGGATAACCGCTCGTTGGCCTGATTGTCGCCGACATGCAGAGATGCCCATCGAGTCAATTCTCTCGAACGGTCAAATCATGCAGGGGCGAATCGATCTGTTGCTGGATGGACCAGATGGGTGGGTGGTGTTCGACCATAAGGCCAATCCAGCATCCAGAGACAAATGGAATGAAGTTGCCACCGAACACAGTGGGCAATTGTCCATGTACGCCAATGCACTGGTCCGTACGACCGGACGCTCAGTCAAAGAAGCCTGGATTGTTCTGCCGGTCGCGGCCGGAGCAGTTCGAATATCGATAGGCGAGTGA
- a CDS encoding DUF1819 family protein produces MKTAELTERHYGAELTAGSLKVPESRIIADLLLRGVAPEEWQETLYKQNALQTRNLETARRLGRLIRQRLELMDAELWRLIRDGSKTVATHACLAAAIKHSALLGDFLDLVIREQYRLFASTLSPTLWEGYLNDCRGRDSLMPLWNDSTRRRLRSTVYQTLAQAGFLDGTRTLRLQPVHIASEVLGYLRDHHEEYVLRCIQVSP; encoded by the coding sequence ATGAAAACGGCCGAACTTACTGAAAGACACTATGGAGCAGAACTCACAGCTGGGTCCTTAAAAGTTCCAGAGAGTCGGATTATTGCAGATCTGCTTCTCCGAGGCGTCGCGCCAGAAGAATGGCAGGAGACACTCTATAAACAGAATGCACTCCAAACCCGTAACCTTGAGACAGCGAGGCGACTGGGCCGACTGATCCGACAAAGACTGGAGTTGATGGATGCCGAGCTCTGGCGGCTTATTCGTGATGGCTCAAAGACCGTGGCTACGCACGCGTGTCTCGCGGCTGCCATTAAGCATAGTGCCTTGCTGGGAGACTTCTTAGATTTGGTCATCAGGGAGCAATACCGACTCTTTGCCTCAACACTCTCACCAACACTCTGGGAAGGGTATCTGAATGACTGTCGAGGCCGTGACTCTCTGATGCCGCTCTGGAACGACTCGACGAGGAGACGCTTGCGATCGACAGTGTACCAAACCCTTGCACAGGCAGGATTTCTAGACGGCACACGAACGCTACGGCTTCAACCAGTCCATATCGCCTCCGAAGTGCTTGGTTATTTGCGGGACCACCATGAAGAGTATGTGCTGCGTTGCATTCAGGTGTCTCCGTGA
- a CDS encoding DUF1788 domain-containing protein yields the protein MSDLLTDRLNKILPRIISDDFLSGSGIGNEISFYIFDYPPEEELRVRAHLRFLVDHIPKQKPELRFTHINLFDLVLDHLKRRKLLEKALQIQREKGDEALKAALAGPLHPEKLASIFCEVARPDQIKLVLVSGVGSVYPLLRTSGLLSNLQNVMGPIPLVLFYPGKYDQLTLRLFGKLSLSAHFDGVAKSKKPEHYYRAFRLVP from the coding sequence GTGAGTGATCTGCTGACCGACCGGCTTAACAAGATTCTTCCACGGATCATCTCAGATGACTTCCTGAGCGGCAGCGGCATCGGGAACGAGATTTCTTTCTACATTTTTGACTACCCGCCTGAAGAGGAGCTCCGAGTACGAGCTCACCTTCGTTTCTTAGTAGACCACATTCCCAAACAAAAACCAGAGCTTCGTTTCACGCACATCAACCTGTTCGATCTCGTGCTGGACCACCTCAAGCGCCGGAAATTGCTCGAGAAGGCACTACAGATACAACGGGAGAAGGGTGACGAAGCTCTCAAGGCGGCGTTGGCTGGCCCCCTCCATCCTGAGAAGCTCGCATCGATCTTTTGTGAAGTGGCCAGGCCGGATCAGATCAAGCTTGTCCTGGTGTCAGGTGTCGGAAGCGTGTATCCGCTACTCCGAACCAGCGGCTTGCTCAGTAATCTGCAGAATGTGATGGGACCCATTCCTCTCGTGCTGTTTTATCCAGGAAAGTACGATCAACTGACCCTCAGACTATTTGGGAAGCTGAGCCTGTCCGCACACTTTGACGGTGTAGCAAAGAGCAAGAAGCCGGAACATTATTACCGCGCCTTCAGATTAGTGCCCTAA